A genome region from Schlesneria paludicola DSM 18645 includes the following:
- a CDS encoding PSD1 and planctomycete cytochrome C domain-containing protein, whose protein sequence is MTFERPVWGERPGSGGRRHRRTGFLVLLISAVCCEFAVADDATDLFEAKIRPVLAGTCFRCHGGLKAGGTLHVDSREALLKGGDSGPAIVPGKPDDSLLIQAIKHQDGVSAMPPEKDKTLRPDQIADFVAWVTAGAAWPAKTAAFEFEQHWAFEPVRDAELPAVRDANWPQTSVDRFVLAKLESAGVHAAPRADKLTLIRRVTFDLTGLPPTPDEIDAFVQDSSPQAFETVIERLLKSSAYGERWGRHWLDVVRYADTAGETADYPVRDAWRYRNYVIDSFNADKPYDQFLREQIAGDILAEQGPRERYAERAVATGFLAISRRFGFDSENYHHLTIQDTIDTLGQSVLGLSLGCARCHDHKFDPVSLQDYYGLYGIFESSNYAFPGAEQKQRSRAMMPLLPQSDARQKWTAFDQRVDELVRKLSAQSPTAPPAILRSLDDLDGDFEMQGPAAGGSKGVLVGPWAWSGDISVTASAQSPFKRVYPLGKLGTNLSKNGNEYHVGRAIHPSRTRENCAVLFVNLDFRIASASAGQHRVWIGDADQHAVAELWVSKDGILAKSGDRAELVCPSKPDQWQSLQLMLDLERRELSGRVQGTNETLAIPAQPFATNWSGSIDYIGLNSATAVDSKFPVLEIDNLALQDAPFPTSTGTPAAPAIDLAGLTQQLKQLAGQDGDFESQLVDAAPDVPWTAGPNSVVKIAAIAQSPFQNLFSIGSRGIQMPNRGEYDGYGQVLATDWKPESTERLYASVDFCCASDAAGGMGSWRFYLGHGPGVSAAVELFFNGHEITRRSGDARDVVRPLRVGEWYQLQLSLNLKEKTYSGVISSFTDRTEFTGAFATGWDGHLDYTFIDSYGHRPGVRPSLHADNFTISETSLSPTNASPIAAAGPDDERRTKVVEVRAAIKGINQGVESARQELTTLFTEGPCEMAYGVVEGTPRNARIQIRGEPDQPGAEVSRGFIKVLGGGTLPTEAKGSGRLELAQWITRADNPLTSRVMANRIWQNHFGTGLVKTSNDFGVRGLKPTHPELLDHLAQEFVRGGWSIKNLHRLILRSATYQQAGSLAVAALAQGTNASASNESPAVSPDWLASFPRRRLSAEEIRDSILAISGELDATPGKEHPFPPPASWGYSQHGPFNAVYDHDRRSIYLMTQRLKRHPFLGLFDGADPNTTTAIRTSTTVPTQSLFFLNDPFVHAKAGKSAERLRSAISDESGQVERAVRLVLGRQPTGDERADATEFLQAYRTELVAAGQDKVEERALAAYVRTLFGSNEFLHVD, encoded by the coding sequence TTGACTTTCGAACGACCAGTTTGGGGCGAACGACCAGGATCGGGGGGCCGTCGCCATCGTCGCACGGGATTCCTTGTTCTGCTCATCAGCGCCGTCTGTTGTGAGTTTGCCGTTGCCGACGACGCGACGGACTTGTTTGAGGCGAAGATTCGTCCCGTTCTTGCGGGGACCTGTTTTCGATGTCACGGCGGATTGAAAGCCGGTGGCACGCTGCATGTCGATTCGCGCGAAGCGTTGCTGAAGGGCGGGGACTCGGGTCCGGCGATCGTACCGGGCAAACCGGATGACAGTTTGCTGATCCAGGCGATCAAGCATCAAGACGGCGTCTCGGCGATGCCGCCCGAGAAAGACAAGACGCTTCGCCCCGACCAGATTGCCGACTTTGTGGCCTGGGTGACAGCTGGTGCGGCTTGGCCCGCCAAGACCGCGGCGTTCGAATTTGAACAACACTGGGCCTTCGAGCCAGTCCGTGATGCGGAGCTTCCCGCCGTTCGGGATGCCAACTGGCCACAAACGAGTGTCGACCGTTTTGTGTTGGCCAAACTGGAATCCGCAGGTGTGCACGCGGCGCCACGAGCTGACAAGTTGACGCTGATTCGGCGAGTGACGTTTGATCTGACGGGACTGCCTCCCACGCCGGATGAGATCGACGCCTTTGTTCAGGATTCGTCACCCCAGGCGTTTGAGACCGTGATCGAGCGTCTGTTGAAGTCGTCCGCGTACGGCGAACGCTGGGGACGACATTGGCTCGATGTTGTTCGCTATGCCGATACCGCAGGAGAAACCGCCGACTACCCGGTTCGCGACGCCTGGCGCTATCGAAACTATGTCATCGATTCGTTCAACGCCGACAAACCGTACGACCAGTTTTTGCGTGAGCAAATTGCTGGTGACATTCTGGCAGAGCAGGGGCCGCGTGAACGCTATGCCGAACGAGCCGTGGCGACCGGCTTCCTGGCGATCTCGCGGCGGTTCGGATTCGATTCGGAAAACTATCACCATCTCACGATTCAAGACACGATCGACACCTTGGGACAAAGCGTCCTGGGGTTAAGTCTGGGATGTGCGCGTTGTCACGATCACAAGTTCGATCCTGTTTCCTTGCAGGATTATTACGGCCTGTACGGGATTTTTGAGAGTAGCAACTATGCCTTTCCCGGGGCCGAGCAGAAGCAGCGTTCACGCGCCATGATGCCGCTGTTGCCTCAGAGCGACGCGCGTCAGAAATGGACCGCCTTCGATCAACGTGTCGACGAACTGGTGAGGAAGCTGTCAGCACAATCACCGACTGCCCCACCGGCCATTCTCAGATCGCTCGACGACTTGGACGGTGATTTCGAAATGCAGGGACCGGCCGCCGGGGGCAGCAAGGGTGTTCTCGTCGGCCCATGGGCGTGGAGCGGTGACATTTCGGTCACCGCGTCGGCTCAAAGCCCCTTCAAACGGGTTTATCCGTTGGGCAAGCTTGGTACGAACCTGTCGAAAAACGGGAATGAGTATCACGTGGGGCGGGCGATTCATCCGTCGAGGACGCGCGAAAACTGTGCGGTGCTCTTCGTGAATCTCGATTTCCGCATCGCCTCGGCGTCGGCCGGCCAACACCGCGTTTGGATCGGCGACGCCGATCAGCACGCTGTCGCAGAGCTTTGGGTTTCGAAAGACGGGATCCTGGCGAAGTCGGGTGATCGAGCCGAGCTGGTGTGTCCGAGCAAGCCGGATCAGTGGCAGAGTCTGCAGTTGATGTTGGACCTTGAACGGCGCGAGCTCTCGGGACGCGTACAAGGGACGAACGAGACCTTGGCCATTCCCGCGCAGCCATTCGCGACGAACTGGTCGGGTTCGATTGATTATATCGGGTTGAATTCGGCGACTGCGGTGGACTCCAAGTTCCCCGTCCTGGAAATCGACAATCTGGCGCTACAGGACGCGCCGTTTCCAACGTCGACGGGCACGCCGGCCGCTCCGGCGATCGATCTTGCGGGGTTGACGCAACAGCTCAAGCAACTGGCCGGGCAAGACGGAGACTTTGAATCTCAACTGGTGGATGCGGCGCCCGATGTTCCTTGGACAGCGGGACCGAACAGCGTGGTGAAGATCGCGGCGATCGCCCAAAGCCCCTTCCAGAATTTGTTTTCGATCGGCTCGCGTGGAATCCAGATGCCGAATCGCGGCGAATACGATGGCTATGGTCAGGTTCTCGCGACGGATTGGAAACCTGAATCGACCGAACGGTTGTATGCGAGCGTCGATTTTTGTTGTGCCAGCGATGCCGCGGGGGGAATGGGATCGTGGCGGTTCTATCTGGGGCACGGACCGGGGGTCTCGGCGGCTGTTGAGCTGTTCTTCAATGGCCACGAGATCACGCGGCGAAGTGGCGATGCGCGGGATGTCGTGCGCCCGTTGCGCGTTGGTGAGTGGTACCAGCTGCAGCTGTCGCTGAATCTGAAAGAAAAAACCTATTCCGGTGTGATCTCATCATTCACCGATCGGACGGAGTTTACGGGAGCCTTTGCGACGGGATGGGACGGCCATCTGGACTACACCTTTATTGATAGTTATGGCCATCGGCCAGGCGTGCGACCTTCGCTTCATGCGGACAATTTCACGATCAGCGAAACGTCATTGTCGCCGACGAATGCCTCACCGATTGCGGCGGCCGGGCCGGACGATGAACGGCGTACCAAAGTGGTCGAAGTCCGTGCGGCCATCAAGGGAATCAATCAAGGCGTGGAAAGCGCGCGTCAGGAACTGACGACGCTCTTTACGGAAGGCCCGTGTGAGATGGCGTACGGAGTCGTCGAAGGGACTCCGCGAAATGCGAGAATCCAGATCCGGGGCGAGCCCGACCAACCCGGGGCCGAAGTGTCACGGGGGTTCATCAAGGTCCTCGGCGGGGGAACGCTGCCGACGGAAGCGAAGGGCAGTGGTCGTCTGGAGCTGGCGCAGTGGATTACGCGTGCCGACAACCCGCTGACCTCGCGCGTCATGGCCAATCGTATCTGGCAAAATCATTTCGGAACGGGGCTCGTCAAAACCTCGAATGACTTCGGTGTTCGTGGTTTGAAGCCAACTCATCCGGAGCTGCTCGATCATTTGGCCCAGGAATTCGTGCGAGGCGGTTGGTCAATCAAAAACCTGCATCGTCTGATTCTGAGAAGTGCAACGTACCAACAAGCGGGATCGCTGGCCGTTGCCGCGCTCGCCCAGGGAACGAACGCCAGTGCTTCGAACGAATCCCCTGCGGTTTCTCCAGATTGGCTCGCCTCGTTCCCGCGTCGGCGATTGAGTGCCGAAGAGATTCGCGATTCCATTCTGGCAATCAGCGGCGAATTGGACGCCACGCCCGGCAAAGAGCATCCGTTTCCTCCGCCAGCGAGTTGGGGATATTCACAACACGGTCCGTTCAACGCCGTGTATGACCACGATCGACGTAGCATCTATCTGATGACGCAGCGGCTGAAACGTCATCCGTTCCTGGGATTGTTCGATGGTGCCGACCCGAATACGACCACGGCCATTCGAACCAGCACCACCGTGCCGACGCAGTCTCTGTTTTTCCTGAATGACCCGTTTGTTCACGCCAAGGCCGGGAAGTCTGCGGAACGCTTGAGATCCGCGATCTCCGACGAGTCTGGACAAGTGGAACGTGCTGTCAGGTTGGTGTTGGGACGTCAGCCGACCGGTGATGAACGAGCCGACGCTACCGAGTTTCTGCAAGCGTATCGTACGGAGCTGGTGGCGGCGGGGCAGGACAAAGTCGAAGAGCGGGCGTTGGCTGCGTATGTGCGGACCTTGTTTGGCAGCAATGAATTTCTGCATGTGGATTAA
- a CDS encoding HEAT repeat domain-containing protein produces MAPRVSIDERMRQLQATNREGNLDQIRELATKSLNDSCHLIVAEAAKIICERAFSSEITGLIEKWNELISHSNPIKSDKGCVAKTAIIEALRLLDCDEPDIYLAGIHYHQVEPAWPQSQDTAENVRASSAFAIAISRRIRIVDKLNALVDLLQGSRSDRIHATKALLETGNESAIPVLRQKLHAGDPEIEVLGICMSGLLELAALPSIPFIAQFLDNPSELVVCEAAAALGQCGQPAATQALIAVSKRCRDHEIQRSLLLSIGLSRDPAAIDFLISQLEKERFAETVLEALKPSCVYESTRTRVRQALEKIDDFELSETFDRMCGADR; encoded by the coding sequence ATGGCACCTCGAGTGTCGATCGACGAACGGATGCGTCAACTGCAAGCGACCAATCGCGAAGGAAACCTCGATCAGATTCGTGAGCTCGCGACGAAAAGTCTGAATGACAGCTGTCATCTGATCGTCGCGGAAGCCGCCAAAATCATCTGTGAACGCGCGTTCTCCAGCGAAATCACCGGGCTGATTGAAAAATGGAATGAACTGATCTCGCATTCCAATCCCATCAAGTCCGACAAAGGCTGCGTGGCCAAGACCGCGATTATCGAAGCACTGCGATTGCTGGATTGCGACGAACCCGACATCTATCTCGCCGGAATTCACTACCACCAGGTCGAACCGGCCTGGCCCCAAAGTCAAGATACGGCCGAAAATGTTCGCGCCAGCAGCGCCTTTGCGATCGCCATCTCAAGGCGAATCCGGATTGTCGACAAACTGAATGCCCTGGTCGATCTGCTGCAAGGTTCACGCAGTGATCGAATCCATGCGACGAAGGCGCTCCTCGAAACGGGAAACGAATCGGCCATCCCCGTGTTGCGCCAAAAACTCCATGCGGGCGATCCCGAAATCGAGGTTCTCGGCATCTGCATGTCGGGCCTGCTGGAATTGGCCGCGCTTCCGTCGATTCCGTTTATCGCCCAGTTCCTCGACAACCCGTCCGAACTGGTCGTTTGTGAAGCCGCAGCCGCCCTGGGGCAGTGCGGCCAACCTGCCGCCACTCAAGCCCTGATCGCCGTCTCAAAACGCTGCCGCGATCACGAAATCCAACGTTCGTTATTACTGAGTATCGGTCTCTCTCGCGATCCCGCGGCAATTGACTTTCTGATCTCACAACTCGAAAAAGAACGCTTTGCCGAGACCGTACTGGAAGCACTGAAACCCTCCTGCGTCTACGAAAGTACGCGAACGCGAGTTCGCCAGGCATTGGAAAAGATTGACGATTTCGAGTTATCCGAGACCTTCGATCGAATGTGCGGTGCAGATCGATAG
- a CDS encoding FG-GAP repeat domain-containing protein produces the protein MKYIFVCFCLTLLPSIALAEGLEKLPYNNPGLVVDLGVGLWAWPVPCDADGDGDFDLIVSCPDKPSNGVWLFVNDSGDTSKQKMPVFKPARKLSSTVHYVMPSYVDGKLRVLTPGFEYQNFAQTGLEKRTPLPIAADFYKPQWTQPKGPKVRHRQWRYVDYDGDGALDLITGVEDWSEYGWDNAWDSAGQWTNGPLHGFVLLHRNQGSTEKPEYFPPVTVMADGKPVDTFGCPSPNFADFDGDGDLDLLCGEFLDGFTYFENIGTRREPKYASGQRVKQADGAPLKMDLEMIVPVAFDWDKDGDLDLIVGDEDGRVAFIENVSRAASAAGGKFELAFAPPKYFQQEADTLKCGALATPFGVDWDGDQDLDIVSGNTSGYIEIFENLSGPNVAKPKWAAPQRLKVDGQTFRIMAGPNGSIQGPAEAKWGYTTLNVADWDQDGLPDILLNSILGRVQWLKNVGTRQSPKFTSLQPIEVEWPDSPPKPAWTWWNPTGKELVTQWRTTPVVFDFDHDGLLDLAMLDPEGFFVFFPRARRNDKLALLPPERVFVDAEDKPLRFNERTAGGSGRRKLAVVDWDGDGKLDLLLNSSNADLYRGLGEVNGHWQFQHAGTLAKQNIEGHDVSPTTVDFDGNGIPDFLGGAEDGRFYFMPNPRQP, from the coding sequence GTGAAATACATTTTCGTCTGTTTCTGCCTGACACTGCTTCCTTCCATCGCACTGGCCGAGGGGTTGGAAAAGCTGCCGTACAACAATCCCGGCCTGGTCGTCGATCTGGGTGTAGGGCTTTGGGCCTGGCCAGTTCCCTGCGATGCCGACGGCGATGGTGATTTTGACTTGATCGTGTCGTGTCCCGACAAACCGTCGAACGGTGTCTGGTTGTTTGTGAATGACAGTGGCGACACCTCGAAACAGAAAATGCCGGTCTTTAAGCCCGCCAGAAAACTCAGTTCGACAGTCCACTACGTCATGCCAAGTTACGTGGACGGAAAACTACGAGTCCTCACGCCAGGTTTCGAATATCAAAACTTCGCACAAACCGGACTCGAGAAACGGACGCCACTACCGATCGCCGCAGATTTCTATAAACCCCAGTGGACGCAGCCCAAAGGTCCCAAGGTTCGTCACCGGCAATGGCGTTACGTCGATTATGACGGCGATGGAGCCCTCGATCTGATCACCGGCGTGGAAGATTGGAGCGAATACGGTTGGGACAACGCGTGGGATTCCGCGGGCCAATGGACAAACGGCCCCCTGCACGGATTCGTGCTGCTCCATCGAAATCAAGGCTCAACGGAAAAGCCCGAGTACTTTCCCCCCGTCACCGTCATGGCGGACGGGAAGCCTGTCGATACCTTTGGCTGCCCTTCCCCCAACTTCGCCGACTTTGATGGGGATGGCGATCTGGATCTGCTGTGCGGAGAATTTTTGGACGGGTTCACCTACTTCGAAAACATCGGCACTCGCCGCGAACCAAAGTATGCGAGTGGCCAGCGCGTGAAGCAGGCCGATGGCGCGCCGCTCAAGATGGATCTGGAAATGATCGTCCCCGTGGCCTTCGACTGGGACAAAGACGGCGATCTCGATCTGATCGTCGGTGACGAAGACGGTCGTGTCGCCTTCATCGAAAACGTCAGCCGCGCAGCATCCGCCGCAGGTGGCAAGTTCGAATTGGCGTTCGCACCGCCCAAGTACTTCCAGCAAGAGGCCGACACACTGAAGTGCGGCGCACTCGCCACGCCCTTCGGTGTCGACTGGGACGGCGATCAAGACCTCGACATCGTCTCCGGCAATACGTCGGGATACATCGAAATCTTCGAGAACCTGAGCGGCCCCAACGTGGCAAAACCAAAGTGGGCCGCTCCCCAGCGCCTGAAGGTCGATGGTCAGACATTTCGCATCATGGCCGGCCCGAACGGCAGCATCCAGGGCCCTGCCGAAGCGAAATGGGGTTACACCACGCTGAACGTCGCCGATTGGGATCAAGACGGCCTGCCAGACATCCTCCTCAATTCCATCCTGGGACGAGTCCAATGGTTGAAAAACGTGGGCACACGTCAATCACCGAAGTTCACGTCACTGCAACCGATCGAAGTCGAATGGCCCGATTCGCCCCCCAAACCGGCCTGGACCTGGTGGAACCCCACCGGCAAGGAACTCGTCACGCAGTGGCGCACGACGCCCGTCGTCTTCGATTTCGATCACGACGGCCTGCTCGACCTGGCGATGCTCGACCCCGAAGGCTTTTTCGTTTTCTTCCCCCGCGCCCGCCGTAACGACAAGCTGGCCCTTCTGCCTCCTGAGCGAGTCTTCGTCGACGCCGAGGACAAACCGCTTCGCTTTAACGAGCGAACGGCAGGCGGCAGCGGCCGCCGCAAACTCGCCGTGGTCGATTGGGACGGCGACGGCAAACTTGACCTGCTCTTGAATTCCTCGAACGCCGATCTCTATCGAGGCCTCGGTGAAGTCAACGGCCACTGGCAGTTCCAGCACGCGGGCACGCTCGCCAAGCAAAACATCGAAGGCCACGACGTCAGCCCCACGACAGTCGACTTCGACGGCAACGGCATCCCCGACTTCCTCGGCGGCGCCGAAGACGGCCGCTTCTACTTCATGCCAAACCCGAGACAGCCCTAA
- the opgC gene encoding OpgC domain-containing protein: protein MSIERTPLEHGNRELRYDFLRGMALLVVLVDHIEDQSFLKAIRPWMPVSTCYFDGAEAFVFLSGLVFGRAFQRHLQQRGLLACQQKAVRRAISIYLTYLVMALIVIGMGVCFRNYSSRLVERLSLTEGAVQCVRWTLPMCYQPWGFPILAVYAVILPFMPLLLCWRLRSAKTAWIIPLGLYVATQMIPNLQLPRFPWGREWIFNPFAWQFLFFIGMSVGTTRIFGKIKEMPDQTDADRGAAFWTSQVPNQLIPRDRDLAKTWQSGETAREPDCRRSPSLTRAFFWGSLAILVAGLLIRNNLIGAIPGAADFQKTLVHFSNEWSHKTRIQPIRIIHFMSLVIVLSAVLPAASAKIWHSRLLAPVIKCGQNSLAVYSFGLFLTFLSIVVFRLIGESLSTILMIEFDCCVLSVGLAYLLDWYRRTRQNLTEKSTQKFQSMVSQYQ from the coding sequence ATGTCCATCGAAAGAACGCCTCTCGAACACGGAAATCGCGAATTGCGATACGATTTCCTGCGCGGCATGGCCTTGCTCGTTGTCCTTGTCGATCACATTGAAGATCAATCATTTCTGAAAGCCATCCGCCCCTGGATGCCAGTTTCCACCTGCTACTTCGACGGAGCCGAAGCGTTCGTCTTTCTGTCAGGCCTGGTCTTCGGACGGGCGTTTCAGCGGCACCTTCAACAGCGGGGGCTGCTCGCCTGTCAGCAGAAGGCCGTGCGACGGGCGATCAGTATCTACCTGACATATCTGGTGATGGCGTTGATCGTGATTGGAATGGGAGTTTGCTTTCGCAACTATTCATCACGGCTCGTCGAACGACTGAGCCTGACCGAGGGCGCCGTACAATGTGTCCGTTGGACACTGCCAATGTGTTACCAACCATGGGGATTCCCGATCCTGGCCGTTTATGCGGTCATTCTACCATTCATGCCGCTGTTGCTATGTTGGCGATTGCGAAGTGCCAAGACGGCTTGGATCATTCCTTTGGGTCTCTACGTTGCAACGCAAATGATACCCAATCTTCAGCTACCCAGATTCCCTTGGGGACGCGAGTGGATTTTCAATCCATTCGCCTGGCAATTTCTTTTTTTTATCGGCATGAGCGTCGGGACAACCCGAATTTTTGGGAAGATTAAAGAGATGCCTGACCAAACAGACGCGGATCGCGGTGCCGCATTTTGGACGAGCCAGGTTCCCAACCAGTTAATTCCACGTGATCGCGATTTGGCCAAGACATGGCAATCTGGTGAGACGGCACGCGAACCTGACTGTCGACGATCGCCCTCTCTGACGAGAGCATTCTTTTGGGGATCGCTTGCAATCCTGGTGGCTGGTCTGTTGATTCGCAATAACTTGATCGGCGCAATTCCTGGCGCGGCAGATTTTCAAAAGACTCTTGTTCATTTCTCGAACGAATGGAGTCACAAAACTCGAATCCAACCAATTCGGATTATTCATTTCATGAGTCTTGTCATCGTGCTTTCAGCGGTCCTTCCAGCGGCGTCTGCTAAGATCTGGCATAGTCGTCTTTTGGCTCCGGTGATCAAGTGCGGGCAGAATTCACTTGCGGTCTATTCATTCGGCTTGTTCTTGACGTTTTTGTCGATTGTTGTTTTCCGCCTGATAGGCGAGTCGCTGAGTACGATCTTGATGATCGAATTCGATTGTTGCGTTCTTTCCGTGGGGCTGGCGTATTTGCTGGACTGGTATCGACGAACTCGACAGAATCTGACTGAGAAATCGACTCAAAAATTTCAATCAATGGTAAGCCAATATCAATGA
- a CDS encoding ArnT family glycosyltransferase, which yields MNSSHWLFARCRGHNQSIAVWAILFVHALLLARIAYINAPVFDEIAHLPAGLSHWKFGNFDLYRVNPPLMRMIASTPLLLINPQTDWSSISDGPYARPEFVVGSKFMRANGYESFWLFSICRWAQIPVSMFGGWICFRWARELFGPSSGFVALLLWSTCPNVLAWGSTITPDNGAAAFGVAAAYAFWRWLKTPSWSAALIAGIAMGLAELSKSTWIILFLLWPVLWFAWRCCIRTVVVPKPRVLQLVCLCLLGLYVLNLGYGLDGSFQRLGQFTFISQSLGGPDAHTAPGNRFRDSWIGSIPVPVPANYLRGIDIQKFDFEKGKWSYLRGEQKLGGWWYYYLYALAVKTPLGTLFLMGLTILLLAISRGYSVKFRDEIVLLIPALTVLAVVSSQTGFNRYLRYVLPALPFLFIFASQSAKAFELKQRLPRLLCVISTMMAILGSLLVFPHSMSYFNLVAGGPLGGPRHLLDANIDWGQDLLELKRFVDAHPEATPINLIYFGFADQKLAGFRAEPQSTLDNTVTRPNLTPGWYAISVNHLYGYRHYENDQPTWTRFQHIAPDMMAGYSIYLYHMTAERLDRLNQQ from the coding sequence ATGAACTCCAGTCACTGGTTATTCGCCCGGTGTAGAGGACACAACCAATCGATCGCGGTCTGGGCAATTCTGTTCGTTCACGCCCTCTTGCTTGCAAGAATTGCGTATATCAATGCACCTGTCTTTGATGAGATTGCCCATCTTCCGGCGGGGCTCTCACACTGGAAATTCGGAAACTTCGACCTATATCGTGTCAATCCTCCGCTGATGCGGATGATTGCATCAACTCCGCTCTTGTTGATCAATCCACAGACGGACTGGAGTTCGATTTCAGACGGGCCCTATGCGCGACCAGAATTTGTCGTCGGCTCAAAGTTTATGAGGGCCAATGGGTATGAATCGTTTTGGCTGTTCAGCATCTGCCGTTGGGCTCAAATCCCGGTCTCCATGTTCGGTGGTTGGATCTGCTTTCGTTGGGCGCGAGAATTATTCGGACCGTCGTCAGGGTTTGTCGCATTGCTTCTTTGGTCCACATGCCCGAATGTCCTCGCTTGGGGATCGACAATCACACCCGATAACGGGGCGGCCGCGTTCGGCGTGGCCGCGGCGTATGCGTTCTGGCGCTGGCTGAAAACCCCTTCGTGGAGCGCGGCGTTGATTGCCGGTATCGCAATGGGTCTCGCCGAGTTGTCAAAATCGACCTGGATTATTCTCTTTCTGCTTTGGCCCGTTCTTTGGTTTGCTTGGCGGTGTTGCATTCGTACCGTGGTCGTTCCGAAACCGCGAGTCTTGCAGTTGGTTTGTCTGTGCCTATTGGGTCTTTACGTTTTAAATCTCGGTTACGGCCTTGATGGGAGTTTTCAGCGGCTGGGACAGTTCACTTTCATCAGCCAATCCCTGGGAGGTCCAGACGCTCACACAGCGCCAGGCAATCGGTTTCGCGATTCGTGGATCGGATCGATTCCGGTCCCGGTGCCCGCCAATTATCTTCGCGGGATCGATATCCAGAAATTCGACTTTGAAAAAGGCAAATGGTCGTATCTGCGCGGCGAACAGAAACTCGGCGGCTGGTGGTACTACTATTTGTACGCGCTGGCCGTCAAAACTCCGCTCGGCACTTTATTCCTCATGGGACTGACAATACTTCTCCTCGCAATTTCGCGTGGATATTCAGTGAAGTTTCGAGACGAAATCGTGCTGCTCATTCCCGCGTTGACAGTGCTGGCAGTTGTCAGTTCTCAAACGGGTTTCAACAGATATCTGCGGTATGTTCTGCCAGCACTTCCATTCCTGTTCATCTTTGCGAGCCAATCGGCGAAAGCGTTCGAACTGAAACAACGTTTGCCACGACTGCTCTGTGTGATCAGTACGATGATGGCAATCCTCGGCAGTCTGTTGGTATTTCCCCATTCCATGTCGTACTTCAACTTGGTTGCTGGCGGGCCGCTCGGCGGACCGAGACATCTTTTGGATGCCAACATTGATTGGGGCCAGGATCTGTTAGAGCTCAAAAGATTTGTCGACGCTCACCCAGAAGCGACCCCAATCAATTTGATCTACTTCGGGTTCGCGGATCAAAAACTCGCAGGATTTCGAGCCGAGCCACAGTCGACGCTAGATAACACAGTGACGCGCCCCAACTTGACTCCAGGATGGTATGCAATCAGTGTCAATCATCTGTATGGCTATCGGCACTACGAAAACGACCAACCGACATGGACCCGATTTCAACACATCGCTCCCGACATGATGGCCGGTTATTCGATCTATTTGTATCACATGACCGCCGAACGCCTTGACCGGCTCAATCAACAATGA